One region of Primulina tabacum isolate GXHZ01 chromosome 1, ASM2559414v2, whole genome shotgun sequence genomic DNA includes:
- the LOC142518719 gene encoding protein CYSTEINE-RICH TRANSMEMBRANE MODULE 13-like, producing the protein MSYYNQNQPPVGVPPPQGYPPEAYPNDAYPPAGYPPQGYPPQQGYPPQQGYPPQGYPPQYAPQYGAPPPQKQSGSTGLMEGCLAALCCCCLLDACF; encoded by the exons ATGAGTTACTACAACCAGAATCAACCCCCAGTTGGTGTTCCTCCCCCTCAAG GATATCCTCCGGAGGCGTATCCGAATGATGCCTATCCTCCAGCGGGTTACCCGCCGCAAGGCTATCCACCGCAGCAGGGCTACCCACCGCAGCAGGGCTACCCACCCCAGGGATATCCGCCACAGTACGCGCCTCAATACGGCGCGCCGCCTCCTCAAAAGCAATCCGGTAGCACGGGGTTAATGGAAGGATG TTTGGCTGCTCTTTGCTGTTGTTGCCTGCTTGATGCTTGCTTTTGA